A genomic region of Micromonospora sp. NBRC 110009 contains the following coding sequences:
- the secG gene encoding preprotein translocase subunit SecG → MPIWFAYTMIVLLVITSILLTLLILLHRGKGGGLSSMFGGGVSSSLAGSSVAEKNLDRYTVLVGIVWFACVVGIGLWLRLQLSSGA, encoded by the coding sequence ATGCCGATCTGGTTCGCCTACACGATGATCGTGTTGCTGGTCATCACGAGCATCCTGCTCACCCTGCTGATCCTCCTGCACCGCGGCAAGGGTGGCGGTCTGTCGAGCATGTTCGGCGGCGGCGTCAGCTCCAGCCTGGCCGGCTCCTCGGTCGCCGAGAAGAACCTCGACCGCTACACCGTTCTGGTGGGGATTGTCTGGTTCGCCTGCGTCGTCGGGATCGGGCTCTGGCTCCGACTCCAGCTCAGCAGCGGCGCCTGA
- a CDS encoding ISL3 family transposase, translating into MRSARVWAGLLGVEQAVVEDVEFDPAESVLVARVRVRKAARQRCPHCGRRCARYDAGVRRRWRALDLGVVRAVIEADAPRVSCPVHGVVVAAVPWARHGAGHTRAFDATVAWLAVHTTKSAVSRLMRISWRTVGSIVARVWADTGGLQDRYDGLRRIGIDEVSYKKGHRYLSVVVDHDTGRLVWAAPGKSAATLNAFFDLLGPQRTAAITHVSADGADWITTVIRRRCPNAVRCADPFHVVAWATDAVDRVRRQVWNEATGRGAGRRGVAIGEARMLKNTRWALWKNPENLTEGQRAKLDWIAKTHPRLHRAWALKEGLRCIFSLAKTSPTAAVEALDRWIGWARRSRIDIFIDLQRRVTRHRDAIIAAIEHGMSNGRIESVNAKIRLLTRMAFGFHSPDALIALAMLSLGGHRPQLPGR; encoded by the coding sequence GTGCGTTCTGCCAGGGTATGGGCTGGGCTGCTTGGGGTCGAGCAGGCGGTGGTGGAGGACGTCGAGTTCGACCCGGCCGAGTCGGTGTTGGTGGCTCGGGTGCGGGTGCGTAAGGCTGCTCGGCAGCGGTGTCCGCATTGCGGGCGGCGGTGTGCGCGGTATGACGCTGGTGTTCGTCGTCGGTGGCGGGCGTTGGATCTGGGCGTGGTGCGGGCGGTGATCGAGGCGGACGCGCCTCGGGTGTCGTGTCCGGTGCATGGGGTGGTGGTCGCGGCGGTCCCGTGGGCTCGTCATGGGGCGGGGCATACTCGGGCGTTCGACGCGACGGTGGCGTGGTTGGCGGTGCACACCACGAAGTCGGCGGTGTCGCGGTTGATGCGGATCAGTTGGCGCACCGTGGGGTCGATCGTGGCGCGGGTGTGGGCAGACACCGGTGGTCTGCAGGACCGGTATGACGGGTTGCGTCGTATCGGTATTGACGAGGTCAGCTACAAGAAGGGCCACCGGTATCTGAGCGTCGTGGTGGATCACGACACCGGTCGGCTGGTGTGGGCTGCGCCGGGCAAGAGCGCGGCGACGCTGAACGCGTTCTTCGACCTGCTCGGCCCGCAGCGCACGGCCGCGATCACCCACGTGTCCGCCGACGGCGCCGATTGGATCACCACGGTCATCCGTCGTCGCTGCCCGAACGCCGTCCGCTGCGCCGACCCGTTCCACGTCGTCGCTTGGGCCACCGACGCCGTCGACCGAGTTCGCCGGCAGGTGTGGAACGAGGCCACCGGCCGTGGGGCCGGCCGTCGTGGCGTCGCTATCGGTGAGGCCCGGATGTTGAAGAACACCCGCTGGGCGTTGTGGAAGAACCCGGAGAACCTGACCGAGGGTCAACGGGCCAAGCTCGACTGGATCGCCAAGACCCACCCCCGCCTGCACCGGGCATGGGCGCTCAAGGAAGGCCTGCGCTGCATTTTCAGCCTGGCCAAGACCAGCCCGACCGCCGCGGTCGAAGCCCTCGACAGGTGGATCGGCTGGGCCCGCCGCAGCCGCATCGACATCTTCATCGACCTGCAACGACGCGTCACCCGCCACCGCGACGCGATCATCGCCGCCATCGAACACGGCATGTCCAACGGCCGGATCGAGTCCGTCAACGCCAAGATCCGCCTACTCACCCGCATGGCCTTCGGCTTCCACTCCCCCGACGCCCTCATCGCCCTGGCCATGCTCAGCCTCGGCGGCCACCGGCCCCAACTCCCCGGCCGCTGA
- a CDS encoding C39 family peptidase — protein sequence MRTDILRKTVLTAAGVAATAGGIAGPAIAAHAAPADKAAQVSTDRKGHGERELNVRYEAQPNFYYCGPAATRNALSVQGKNINVDAMAKEMGTTENGTNSINDITPVLNKETGKTNAYHSVEIRTPKADDKQTDTLRADIVRTIDDGRAVVANIAGTTTDTDGNTHSFEGGHYISVVGYRDNGHTVTIADSADPNMASYRITVDNLADWIATRGYSAS from the coding sequence ATGCGTACCGACATTCTGCGTAAGACCGTCCTGACCGCTGCGGGTGTCGCCGCCACCGCCGGTGGCATCGCCGGCCCCGCCATCGCCGCCCACGCCGCCCCCGCCGACAAGGCCGCCCAGGTGAGCACCGACCGCAAGGGCCACGGCGAGCGGGAACTCAACGTCCGCTACGAGGCCCAGCCGAACTTCTACTACTGCGGCCCCGCCGCCACCCGCAACGCCCTGTCCGTGCAGGGCAAGAACATCAACGTCGACGCCATGGCCAAGGAAATGGGCACCACCGAGAACGGCACCAACAGCATCAACGACATCACCCCGGTCCTGAACAAGGAAACCGGCAAGACCAACGCCTACCACTCGGTGGAAATCCGCACCCCCAAGGCCGACGACAAGCAGACCGACACCCTGCGCGCCGACATCGTCCGCACCATCGACGACGGCCGGGCCGTGGTCGCCAACATCGCCGGCACCACCACCGACACCGACGGCAACACCCACTCCTTCGAAGGCGGCCACTACATCAGCGTCGTCGGCTACCGCGACAACGGCCACACCGTGACCATCGCCGACTCCGCCGACCCGAACATGGCCTCCTACCGCATCACCGTCGACAACCTCGCCGACTGGATCGCCACCCGCGGCTACAGCGCCTCCTGA
- a CDS encoding gluconeogenesis factor YvcK family protein produces MTPTRVVAFGGGHGLSASLRALRHCVPELDLDITAVVTVGDDGGSSGRLRAERGGLPPGDLRQALVALAGDHPATRRSAALFQHRFTAGDGDGTADSLAGHAVGNLLLNGLTELLGDPVAALDHAGAMLGAVGRVLPMSCEPVDIEARVRGADPDRPDEVRTVRGQHQVAVTSGRVESLRLTPAAPAACAEAVAAVRAADWLIFGPGSWYTSVLPHLLVPGLADAVVSSPARRLVTLNLVAEKETLGLSLPDHLDTLGRYLPELKVDMVLADSTAVGDPEAVERAAESLGARLVLAPVAVTDGTPRHDPAALGAALVPVLGADR; encoded by the coding sequence ATGACCCCGACCAGGGTGGTCGCCTTCGGCGGCGGGCACGGGCTGTCGGCGTCCCTGCGGGCGCTGCGGCACTGCGTACCCGAACTCGACCTGGACATCACGGCGGTGGTCACCGTCGGCGACGACGGCGGCTCCAGCGGCCGGCTGCGCGCCGAGCGCGGCGGGCTGCCCCCGGGTGACCTGCGGCAGGCGCTGGTGGCACTGGCCGGCGACCACCCGGCCACCCGGCGCAGCGCGGCGCTCTTCCAGCACCGCTTCACCGCCGGCGACGGCGATGGAACGGCCGACTCCCTGGCCGGGCACGCGGTCGGAAATCTGCTGCTCAACGGGCTGACGGAGCTGCTCGGCGACCCGGTGGCCGCGCTCGACCACGCCGGCGCGATGCTCGGCGCGGTCGGCCGGGTGCTGCCGATGTCCTGCGAGCCGGTGGACATCGAGGCCCGGGTGCGCGGCGCCGACCCGGACCGCCCCGACGAGGTACGCACGGTGCGCGGCCAGCACCAGGTGGCGGTCACCTCCGGGCGGGTCGAGTCGCTGCGGCTCACCCCGGCCGCGCCGGCCGCCTGCGCGGAGGCGGTGGCCGCGGTCCGCGCCGCCGACTGGCTGATCTTCGGGCCGGGCAGCTGGTACACGAGTGTGCTGCCCCATCTGCTGGTGCCGGGGCTGGCCGACGCGGTCGTCTCCAGCCCGGCGCGACGGCTGGTGACGCTCAACCTGGTGGCGGAGAAGGAGACGCTCGGGCTCTCCCTGCCCGACCATCTGGACACCCTCGGGCGCTATCTGCCTGAGCTGAAGGTGGACATGGTGCTGGCCGACTCGACGGCGGTGGGTGACCCCGAAGCGGTCGAGCGTGCGGCAGAATCGCTGGGTGCCCGGCTGGTCCTCGCTCCCGTCGCCGTCACCGACGGCACGCCCCGTCATGATCCAGCCGCCCTGGGCGCCGCACTGGTGCCTGTCCTGGGTGCCGATCGTTAG
- a CDS encoding phosphoglycerate kinase, translating into MSIRNLDDLLGEGVSGRRVLVRADLNVPLDKQTGEITDDGRIRAVLPTLSALVQAGAKVVVCSHLGRPKGTPDPQFSLRAVAGRLGELLGAPVHFAEDTVGDSARATVEGLADGQVALLENLRFNKGETSKDDAERAAFADQLAAFGEAYVDDAFGAVHRKHASVYDVPARLPHFAGRLVLREVEVLSKLTGEPERPYVVVLGGSKVSDKLAVIEALLPKVDRLLIGGGMCFTFLKAQGHEVGSSLLEEEMVETCRNLMEREPGKIMLPVDVVAAVAFAPDAEHHTVPADGIPNKRVGLDIGPETVAGFAAALQQARTVFWNGPMGVFEMAAFANGTRGVAEAIAKSGAFSVVGGGDSAAAVRTLGLDESAFDHISTGGGASLEYLEGKTLPGIAALEN; encoded by the coding sequence GTGAGCATCCGCAACCTCGACGACCTGCTCGGCGAGGGGGTGTCGGGTCGGCGCGTGCTGGTGCGCGCCGACCTGAACGTCCCGCTCGACAAGCAGACCGGTGAGATCACCGACGACGGGCGGATCCGGGCCGTGCTGCCGACCCTGAGCGCGCTGGTGCAGGCCGGCGCCAAGGTGGTCGTCTGCTCGCACCTCGGCCGGCCGAAGGGCACGCCGGACCCGCAGTTCAGCCTCCGCGCGGTCGCCGGGCGGCTGGGTGAGCTGCTCGGCGCGCCGGTCCACTTCGCCGAGGACACCGTCGGCGACTCCGCCCGGGCCACCGTGGAGGGCCTGGCCGACGGCCAGGTCGCCCTGCTGGAGAACCTCCGCTTCAACAAGGGCGAGACCAGCAAGGACGACGCCGAGCGGGCCGCGTTCGCCGACCAGCTCGCCGCCTTCGGTGAGGCGTACGTCGACGACGCCTTCGGCGCCGTGCACCGCAAGCACGCCAGCGTCTACGACGTGCCGGCCCGGCTGCCGCACTTCGCCGGCCGGCTGGTGCTGCGTGAGGTGGAGGTGCTCAGCAAGCTGACCGGCGAGCCGGAGCGGCCGTACGTGGTGGTGCTGGGCGGCTCGAAGGTCTCCGACAAGCTGGCCGTGATCGAGGCCCTGCTGCCCAAGGTCGACCGGCTGCTCATCGGCGGCGGGATGTGCTTCACCTTCCTCAAGGCCCAGGGCCACGAGGTGGGCAGCTCGCTGCTCGAGGAGGAGATGGTCGAGACCTGCCGCAACCTGATGGAGCGCGAGCCGGGCAAGATCATGCTCCCGGTCGACGTGGTGGCGGCGGTCGCCTTCGCCCCGGACGCCGAGCACCACACGGTCCCGGCGGACGGCATCCCCAACAAGCGGGTCGGGCTGGACATCGGCCCGGAGACGGTGGCCGGGTTCGCCGCCGCCCTCCAGCAGGCGCGGACGGTCTTCTGGAACGGCCCGATGGGCGTGTTCGAGATGGCGGCGTTCGCCAACGGCACCCGCGGGGTCGCCGAGGCCATCGCCAAGTCCGGCGCGTTCAGCGTGGTGGGCGGGGGTGACTCCGCGGCCGCGGTGCGGACGCTCGGGCTGGACGAGTCCGCGTTCGATCACATCTCCACCGGCGGCGGCGCCTCCCTGGAGTACCTGGAGGGCAAGACCCTCCCCGGCATCGCGGCCCTGGAGAACTGA
- the gap gene encoding type I glyceraldehyde-3-phosphate dehydrogenase: MTIRVGINGFGRIGRNFFRAVLASGADIEVVAVNDLTDNATLAHLVKYDSILGRLPHEVKATADEITVGGKTIKAYAEKDPAKLPWGEVGADVVIESTGFFTDATKAKAHIDGGAKKVIISAPAKNEDVTVVMGVNQDQYDPAKHTIISNASCTTNCLAPMAKVLHDTFGIERGLMTTIHAYTQDQNLQDAPHKDLRRARAAALNIVPTSTGAAKAIGLVLPDLKGKLDGYALRVPIPTGSTTDLTVTVGRETTVDEVNAALKAAADGPLKGILVYNEDPIVSSDIVTDPASCIFDAPLTKVIGNQVKVVGWYDNEWGYSNRLVDLAKLVGSSL; the protein is encoded by the coding sequence GTGACCATCCGGGTTGGCATCAACGGCTTCGGCCGGATCGGCCGCAACTTCTTCCGGGCAGTGCTGGCGTCCGGCGCTGACATCGAGGTCGTGGCGGTCAACGACCTGACCGACAACGCGACGCTCGCCCACCTTGTCAAGTACGACAGCATCCTGGGCCGCCTCCCGCACGAGGTGAAGGCCACCGCCGACGAGATCACCGTCGGTGGCAAGACCATCAAGGCGTACGCCGAGAAGGACCCGGCCAAGCTGCCGTGGGGCGAGGTCGGCGCCGACGTCGTCATCGAGTCCACCGGTTTCTTCACCGACGCCACCAAGGCGAAGGCGCACATCGACGGCGGGGCCAAGAAGGTCATCATCTCCGCGCCGGCGAAGAACGAGGACGTCACCGTGGTCATGGGCGTCAACCAGGACCAGTACGACCCGGCCAAGCACACCATCATCTCGAACGCATCCTGCACCACCAACTGCCTCGCCCCGATGGCCAAGGTGCTGCACGACACGTTCGGCATCGAGCGCGGTCTGATGACCACCATCCACGCGTACACCCAGGACCAGAACCTGCAGGACGCCCCGCACAAGGACCTGCGCCGGGCCCGGGCCGCCGCGCTCAACATCGTGCCGACCTCGACCGGTGCCGCCAAGGCGATCGGCCTGGTCCTGCCGGACCTGAAGGGCAAGCTGGACGGTTACGCGCTGCGGGTGCCGATCCCGACCGGCTCCACCACCGACCTGACCGTCACGGTCGGCCGGGAGACCACGGTGGACGAGGTCAACGCCGCGCTCAAGGCGGCCGCGGACGGCCCGCTGAAGGGCATCCTGGTCTACAACGAGGACCCGATCGTCTCCTCGGACATCGTCACCGACCCGGCGTCCTGCATCTTCGACGCGCCGCTGACCAAGGTGATCGGCAACCAGGTCAAGGTCGTCGGCTGGTACGACAACGAGTGGGGCTACTCGAACCGCCTGGTCGACCTGGCCAAGCTGGTGGGTTCGTCGCTGTGA
- the recQ gene encoding DNA helicase RecQ — protein MVSPTGPRTEDALRVLNRVFGYDTFRGFQQQVVEHVVDGGDALVLMPTGGGKSLCYQIPALVRAGVAVVVSPLIALMQDQVDALTAVGVRAGFLNSTQDLAERRRVEAAFLAGELDLLYLAPEALAVRSTVALLERGRIALFAIDEAHCVSQWGHDFRPDYLNLSMLHERWPEVPRIALTATATRATRTEIATRLKLTDARHFVASFDRPNIQYRIVPKREPRKQLLGLLRDEHPGDAGIVYCLSRASVEKTAEFLVQNGIPALPYHAGLDAATRAANQQRFLREDGLVMVATIAFGMGIDKPDVRFVAHLDLPKSVEGYYQETGRAGRDGLPSTAWLAYGLQDVVQQRKMIETSEGDLAHRRNLATHLDAMLALCETVRCRRAQLLEYFGETTPGGCGNCDTCLEPPESWDGTVAAQKLLSTVYRLDRERNQRFGAGHCVDILLGKHTDKIDQYGHDSLSTFGVGAELRETEWRGVVRQLLAEGLLAVEGDYGTLALTAVSGEVLGRRRTVTMRREPERSASSRSAKPRGAATVVADLGPAATSVFERLRAWRAATAKEQGVPAYVIFHDATLRQIANEPPASLAELSRISGVGENKLAKYGEAILAVLAEG, from the coding sequence ATGGTCTCCCCCACCGGTCCGCGGACCGAGGACGCGCTGCGGGTGCTCAACCGGGTGTTCGGCTACGACACCTTCCGCGGCTTCCAGCAGCAGGTGGTCGAGCACGTGGTGGACGGCGGCGACGCGTTGGTGCTGATGCCGACCGGTGGCGGCAAGTCCCTCTGCTACCAGATTCCGGCGCTGGTCCGAGCGGGCGTCGCGGTGGTCGTCTCGCCGCTGATCGCGCTCATGCAGGACCAGGTAGACGCGCTCACCGCCGTCGGCGTCCGGGCCGGCTTCCTCAACTCGACGCAGGACCTCGCCGAGCGGCGCCGCGTCGAAGCCGCCTTCCTCGCCGGCGAGCTGGACCTGCTCTACCTCGCCCCGGAGGCCCTCGCGGTCCGCTCCACCGTCGCCCTGCTGGAGCGGGGGCGCATCGCGCTCTTCGCCATCGACGAGGCGCACTGCGTGTCGCAGTGGGGGCACGACTTCCGCCCCGACTACCTCAACCTGTCGATGCTGCACGAGCGGTGGCCGGAGGTGCCGCGCATCGCGCTGACCGCGACGGCCACCCGGGCCACCCGGACCGAGATCGCCACCCGGCTCAAGCTCACCGACGCCCGGCACTTCGTGGCCAGCTTCGACCGGCCCAACATCCAGTACCGGATCGTGCCGAAGCGGGAACCGCGCAAGCAGCTGCTCGGCCTGCTGCGCGACGAGCACCCCGGCGACGCCGGCATCGTCTACTGCCTCTCCCGCGCCTCGGTCGAGAAGACCGCCGAGTTCCTGGTGCAGAACGGCATCCCGGCGCTGCCCTACCACGCCGGGCTGGACGCGGCGACCCGGGCGGCCAACCAGCAGCGTTTCCTGCGCGAGGACGGGCTCGTCATGGTCGCCACCATCGCCTTCGGCATGGGCATCGACAAGCCCGACGTCCGCTTCGTCGCCCACCTCGACCTGCCCAAGTCGGTCGAGGGCTACTACCAGGAGACGGGCCGCGCCGGGCGCGACGGGCTGCCGTCCACCGCCTGGCTGGCCTACGGGCTGCAGGACGTGGTGCAGCAGCGCAAGATGATCGAGACCTCCGAGGGCGACCTGGCGCACCGGCGCAACCTCGCCACCCACCTGGACGCGATGCTGGCCCTCTGCGAGACGGTCCGCTGCCGCCGCGCGCAGCTCCTCGAATACTTCGGCGAGACCACGCCCGGCGGCTGCGGCAACTGCGACACCTGCCTCGAGCCGCCCGAGTCGTGGGACGGCACGGTCGCCGCGCAGAAGCTGCTCTCCACCGTCTACCGGCTCGACCGGGAACGCAACCAGCGGTTCGGCGCCGGGCACTGCGTCGACATCCTGCTCGGCAAGCACACCGACAAGATCGACCAGTACGGCCACGACTCGCTGAGCACGTTCGGCGTCGGCGCCGAGCTGCGCGAGACGGAGTGGCGGGGGGTGGTGCGGCAGCTGCTCGCCGAGGGCCTGCTCGCCGTCGAGGGTGACTACGGCACCCTGGCGCTGACCGCGGTCAGCGGCGAGGTGCTGGGCCGCCGGCGTACGGTCACCATGCGGCGGGAGCCGGAACGGTCGGCGTCCAGCCGGTCGGCCAAGCCCCGGGGCGCGGCCACCGTGGTCGCCGACCTCGGCCCGGCCGCCACCTCGGTCTTCGAACGGCTGCGCGCCTGGCGAGCGGCCACCGCGAAGGAGCAGGGCGTCCCGGCGTACGTCATCTTCCACGACGCCACGCTGCGGCAGATCGCCAACGAGCCGCCCGCCTCGCTGGCCGAGCTGTCGCGGATCAGCGGCGTCGGCGAGAACAAGCTCGCGAAGTACGGCGAGGCGATCCTCGCCGTCCTCGCCGAGGGCTGA
- the whiA gene encoding DNA-binding protein WhiA: MAMTAAVKDELSRVDVPKPCCRRAEMAALLRFAGGLHIVSGRVVVEAELDTGAVARRLRREIAEVYGYPSEIHVLASGGLRKGSHFIVRVVKDGEALARQTGLLDVRGRPVRGLPPHVVAANVCCAVSAWRGAFMAHGSLTEPGRSSALEITCPGPESALALVGAARRIGITAKNREVRGVDRVVVKDGDAIAALLTRIGAHSSVLAWEERRVRREVRATANRLANFDDANLRRSARAAVAAAARVTRALEILADDAPHHLTSAGQLRLEHRQASLEELGALAEPPLTKDAIAGRIRRLLALADKRARDLGIPDTEAAVTPDMLVV, from the coding sequence ATGGCGATGACCGCGGCGGTCAAGGACGAGCTGAGTCGGGTCGACGTGCCCAAGCCCTGCTGCCGGCGGGCGGAGATGGCCGCGCTGCTGCGCTTCGCGGGCGGGTTGCACATCGTCTCCGGCCGCGTGGTGGTCGAGGCGGAGTTGGATACCGGCGCGGTCGCCCGGCGGCTGCGCCGGGAGATCGCCGAGGTCTACGGCTACCCGAGCGAGATCCACGTGCTCGCCTCCGGCGGGCTGCGCAAGGGCAGCCATTTCATCGTCCGGGTGGTGAAGGACGGCGAGGCGCTGGCCCGGCAGACCGGCCTGCTGGACGTCCGCGGGCGCCCGGTGCGTGGGCTGCCGCCGCACGTGGTGGCCGCGAACGTCTGCTGCGCGGTCTCCGCCTGGCGGGGCGCGTTCATGGCGCACGGCTCGCTCACCGAGCCCGGCCGCTCCAGCGCGCTGGAGATCACCTGCCCCGGCCCGGAGTCGGCCCTGGCGCTGGTCGGCGCGGCCCGCCGGATCGGCATCACCGCCAAGAACCGCGAGGTGCGCGGGGTGGACCGGGTGGTGGTCAAGGACGGCGACGCGATCGCCGCCCTGCTCACCCGCATCGGCGCCCACTCCAGCGTGCTGGCCTGGGAGGAGCGCCGGGTGCGCCGGGAGGTCCGGGCGACCGCCAACCGGCTGGCCAACTTCGACGACGCCAACCTGCGCCGCTCGGCCCGCGCCGCGGTGGCCGCCGCCGCTCGGGTCACCCGGGCACTGGAGATCCTCGCCGACGACGCCCCGCACCACCTCACCTCGGCCGGGCAGCTGCGCCTGGAGCACCGGCAGGCCTCGCTGGAGGAGTTGGGCGCGCTCGCCGAGCCGCCGCTGACCAAGGACGCCATCGCCGGCCGCATCCGCCGGCTGCTCGCGCTGGCCGACAAGCGGGCCCGCGACCTGGGCATCCCGGATACGGAAGCAGCCGTCACGCCGGACATGCTCGTGGTCTGA
- the rapZ gene encoding RNase adapter RapZ: MPTGTETALGRPAPAEAETTLVVVTGLSGGGRSTVARALENVGYYVVDNLPQALMLDMAELAFKAGGAARRTAMVLDVRSRAFSTDLAGAIRELRERGFQPRVVFVDADDEVLIRRFESVRRSHPLQGEGRLADGIAVERALLEEARDQADVIIDTSHLNVNQLRRRVEELFGGEDSRRLRITVLSFGFKYGLPPDADFVMDARFLPNPYWVPELREHTGREEAVSAYVLGQEGADAFVAGYADLVNATTAGFEREGKRYLTVAVGCTGGKHRSVAIAEELAARLRRSGIAANAQHRDLGRE; the protein is encoded by the coding sequence GTGCCGACCGGCACGGAGACGGCCCTCGGCCGTCCGGCGCCGGCCGAGGCCGAGACCACCCTGGTGGTCGTCACCGGCCTCTCCGGTGGCGGCCGGAGCACCGTGGCCCGGGCGTTGGAGAACGTCGGCTACTACGTGGTCGACAACCTGCCCCAGGCGCTCATGCTGGACATGGCCGAGCTGGCCTTCAAGGCCGGCGGCGCGGCCCGGCGTACGGCCATGGTGCTGGACGTCCGCTCCCGCGCCTTCTCCACCGACCTCGCCGGCGCGATCCGGGAGCTTCGGGAGCGCGGCTTCCAGCCCCGGGTGGTCTTCGTCGACGCCGACGACGAGGTGCTGATCCGCCGCTTCGAGAGCGTCCGCCGCTCCCACCCGTTGCAGGGCGAGGGGCGGCTGGCCGACGGCATCGCCGTCGAGCGGGCGCTGCTGGAGGAGGCCCGGGACCAGGCCGACGTGATCATCGACACCAGCCACCTCAACGTGAACCAGCTCCGCCGCCGGGTCGAGGAGCTGTTCGGCGGGGAGGATTCCCGCCGGCTGCGGATCACCGTGCTCTCCTTCGGCTTCAAGTACGGCCTCCCCCCGGACGCTGACTTCGTGATGGACGCCCGCTTCCTGCCCAACCCGTACTGGGTGCCCGAGCTGCGCGAGCACACCGGGCGGGAGGAGGCGGTGAGCGCGTACGTGCTGGGCCAGGAGGGCGCGGACGCCTTCGTGGCCGGGTACGCCGACCTGGTCAACGCCACCACCGCCGGGTTCGAGCGGGAGGGCAAGCGCTACCTGACCGTCGCCGTCGGCTGCACCGGCGGCAAGCACCGCAGCGTCGCGATCGCCGAGGAGCTGGCCGCCCGGCTGCGCCGCTCCGGCATCGCCGCCAACGCCCAGCACCGGGACCTGGGGCGGGAATGA
- the tpiA gene encoding triose-phosphate isomerase, which yields MASTIRRPLMAGNWKMNLNHLEANLLVQKLAASLTEKQLTDVETVVLPPFTDLRTVQTAVDGDKLLIGYGAQDLSPYQSGAYTGDISGPMLAKLGCTYVVVGHSERRQYHYEDDAIVNAKVAAALANGLTPILCIGEGLEVREQLRHVVHCCDQLDGALKGLTPEQVTKVVVAYEPVWAIGTGKTATPEDAQEVCGEVRKRLVETFDAGTAAQVRILYGGSVKASNVASIMAQPDVDGALVGGASLDAEEFAQICRFPEHIAR from the coding sequence ATGGCGAGCACCATCCGCCGGCCGCTGATGGCCGGCAACTGGAAGATGAACCTGAACCACCTCGAGGCCAACCTGCTGGTGCAGAAGCTGGCCGCGAGCCTCACCGAGAAGCAGCTCACCGACGTCGAGACGGTCGTGCTGCCGCCCTTCACCGACCTGCGGACCGTGCAGACCGCGGTGGACGGCGACAAGCTGCTGATCGGCTACGGCGCGCAGGACCTGTCGCCGTACCAGTCGGGCGCGTACACCGGGGACATCTCCGGGCCGATGCTGGCCAAGTTGGGCTGCACCTACGTGGTGGTAGGCCACTCCGAGCGGCGGCAGTACCACTACGAGGATGACGCGATCGTCAACGCGAAGGTGGCGGCGGCGCTGGCGAACGGCCTCACCCCGATTCTGTGCATCGGCGAGGGCCTGGAGGTCCGGGAGCAGCTGCGGCACGTCGTGCACTGCTGCGACCAGCTCGACGGCGCGCTGAAGGGGCTCACCCCGGAGCAGGTCACCAAGGTCGTCGTCGCGTACGAGCCGGTCTGGGCGATCGGCACGGGCAAGACGGCGACCCCGGAGGACGCCCAGGAGGTCTGCGGCGAGGTGCGCAAGCGGCTCGTCGAGACCTTCGACGCGGGCACCGCCGCGCAGGTCCGGATCCTCTACGGCGGGTCGGTCAAGGCGTCGAACGTCGCCTCGATCATGGCCCAGCCGGACGTGGACGGGGCCCTCGTCGGGGGCGCCAGCCTGGACGCCGAGGAATTCGCGCAGATCTGCCGGTTCCCGGAGCACATCGCCCGCTGA